The DNA window GCGTAGATCGCCGCCCTCTAGGCCCAGATCGGCGTCGATCACGCCCACCAGCGTCAGTTCGGGGAAGTGGTATCCCTTCGTCACCAATTGCGTGCCGACGATAATGTCGATCGCCCCGCCTTCGGCCCCGGCGACGAATTCGGCGATCTTTTCCGGACTGGTGAGCGTGTCCGACGTCACCAGCGCGGTGCGCGCATCGGGGAACAGTTCGGCGACCTCGTCGGCGATCCGCTCGACCCCCGGTCCGCAGGCGACAAGGCAATCGGGCTCGCCGCATTCGGGGCAGGCGGCGGGCGGCGGCACTTCGTGCCCGCAATGGTGGCAGGCGAGCCGCTGCGAGAGGCGATGCTCGACCAGCCAGGCCGAGCAATTGGGGCACTGGAAGCGATAGCCGCAATGGCGGCACAGCGTCAGCGGCGCATAGCCGCGGCGGTTGAGGAACAGCAGCGACTGCTCGCCGCGGTCCAGCCGTTCGGCCAGTTTCTCGACCAGGGGCGGCGCGATCCAGCGTCCGCGTTCGGGCGGCGTTTCGCGCAGATCGAGCACCGCGATATCGGGCAGCGTGGCCCCGCCGAAGCGGCTGGGCAGGTCGAGCTTCTCATAGGTTCCGTTGGCGGCGAGCTGCATCGATTCGAGCGCCGGGGTCGCGCTGGCCAGCACCACCGGCGCCCCTTCCAGCTGCGCGCGGATCACGGCGACGTCGCGGGCATTGTAGCGCACCCCGTCTTCCTGCTTGAACGAGGTCTCGTGCGCCTCGTCGACCACGATCAGGCCGAGATTGCGGAACGGGAGGAACAGCGAGGAGCGCGCGCCGACGACCACTTGCGCGCCGCCATCGGCCACCGCGCGCCAGGCACGGCGACGCTCGGTCGATTTGCGCGAGGAATGCCACAGCACCGGCTTGGCCCCGAAACGATCCTCGAACCGCCGTAGGAAATTCTCGGTCAGCGCGATTTCGGGCAGCAGGACGAGCACCTGCTTGTCGAGCCGGATCGCCTCGGCCACCGCTTCGAAATAGGTTTCGGTCTTGCCCGATCCGGTCACCCCGTCGAGCAGCAGCGGCGCGAACGCCCCTTCGCGCACCAGCTCGATCATCCGCTGCGACGCGCCGCGCTGGTCGTCGCTGAGCGTCGGAACGTCGAAATCCGGATCTGCGGAGCGATAGGGGCGATCGATATCGACCTCGACCGGCTCGATCAGGCCGGCGCCCACCATCCCGCGCAACACGCCTTCGGACACTTCGGCGATCTCGGCGAGTTCGCGGATCGTCGCCTGTTCGCCATCGAGCCGTTCGAGCGCTTTCTTGCGCTGCGGAGTGAGGCGGGGCGGCTTTGCGCCATCGACCAGCCGGTATTCGGTCATCGTGCGCGGGCCTGCCAGCGCGCCCCCGCTCGACAGCACCATCCGCGCGACCGCGCTCATCGGCGCCACGTAGTAATCGGCGACCCATTCGACGAGCCGCCGCAGCGGTGCGGATAGCGGCGGGACGGGCACCACCCCCAGGATCGGCCGCAGCTTTTCGACCGGAACGCCCTTGGCAAAGAGGCGTTCTTCTTCCCAAACCACGCCGATGATGCGACGGGGGCCCAGCGGCACTTCCACCACCGCGCCCGGTTCCACCCGCATTCCCTCGCGCACCGAGTAATCGAGCGCGCCGAGAGCGGCATTGAAGACGAGGACACGGACGCGGTTCATGTTCGTGCAGATATATTGGTCGCAATAGCCGGAACGCCAGTCTCGCGGTCCGGAATTCGGGGAGAAGACAAATGGAACAGAGCCTCAGCGTGCCGATCGGCCGCCGCAATTTCATGCGCAACACGCTGGTCGGGGGCGCGGGCCTCGGCGCGATGACAGTGCTGTCCGGCTGTCAGAGCTTCGGCGGTTTCGGCCTCGTCGATGCGATCCAGCGGATACTCTACCTGTCGAGCGAGCGCGCCTTTGCGCAGCTGCTCTCCGATGACGGGTTCTGGAACAGCCAGGTGGCCCGGCTCGATCTGCCCGATGTGATCGGCTCGCGCGGCGATGTGCTTTCGGGCATCCTTACCTCGGTCGTGTTCAAGGATCGCCTGCAGCGCGCGTTCAACGATCTTGCCTATGACGGGGCCGAGCGCGCCGCGCCGCTGGTCACCGAAGCGGTCCGCACGATCGGCATCCGCAATGCTGCCGATCTCATCAATGGCGGGCCGAACGCGGCGACCGGTTTCCTGCGCGGCCAAATGGGCATGAGCCTGATCGATGCAATGATCCCGGCGCTGGGCGATGCTTTGCGGGTAACGAGCGATCCGCTGGTCGGCCGGGCGCTCAACGCGCTGACGGGTGTCGATGTGGCGCAGATCGCACAAGGCTTCTCGCGCGAAGTCGACGATGCGATCTGGCGCCAGATGGGCTTCGAGGAAGCCGAGATCCGCCGCGATCCATATGCCACCCGCGATCCGTTGATCATCGGCGTGCTCGGCACGCGTTAAATTCTCCGGACGGAACGGAGGTTGGTTGCGGGGACGCGTGTCCTCTCGCCCTTGGATGCGCGCGTCACCCTCCCTATAGCCGTCGCGACTCATTCCCCCTGCCGGAGCGCCTTTAATGAAGTTCTTTGCCGACACCGCCGATACCGATGCCATTCGCGAACTCGCCGCGACGGGGCTGCTCGATGGCGTGACCACCAATCCCTCGCTGATTGCCAAGGAAGGCAAGGACTTCATCGAGGTGACGAAGGAAATCTGCGGGCTGACCGATGGCCCCGTCAGCGCCGAAGTCGTCGCGCTCGATCACGAGACGATGATGAAGGAAGCCGAAAAGCTTCGCAAAATTGCCGACAATGTCTGCATCAAGGTGCCGCTGACGGTCGATGGCCTCAAGACCTGCAAGGCGCTCACCGACGATGGCACGATGGTCAACGTCACGCTGTGCTTCTCGGCCAATCAGGCGCTGCTCGCGGCCAAGGCGGGCGCGACCTTCGTGTCGCCCTTCGTCGGCCGTCACGACGACAATGGCTCCAACGGCATGGAGCTGATCCGCGACATCCGCACGATCTACGACAATTACGCCTTCGAAACCGAAATCCTCGTCGCCAGCGTGCGCCACGCCACCCATGTGCTCGAAAGCGCGCTGATCGGGGCCGACGTGATGACCGCGCCGCCCAAGGTCATCCTTGGCCTGTTCAACCACGTGCTGACAGACAAGGGCATCGAGGGTTTCCTCAAGGACTGGAAGGCCACCGGCCAATCGATCCTGTAATTGCGCGATTTGTGCTGAAATGACCGACCGCTCTCCTCTCGACGATTTCCGCAACGCGCTGGCCGTGGCCGCGCGTGCGGTGGCGCAGGAAGACGAGGTCGAGCTTGCCTGGACCTCGGACCAGCCGAGTGCGAGCGGCAAATCGATGCGCGTTCCGATGCCGGGGCGCGAGATCGAGGCGCGGGCGGCCCGGCGCGCGCGCGGCGCGGCGGATGGCTTTGCACTGCGGCTGCGCCATCACGACGATGCGCTTCACGCCGCGAAGATGCCGCGTGATCCGCTGGCGCGGGCGGCGTACGAAGCGGTCGAGCAGGTTCGCTACGAAGCGCTGGGCGCGCGCAGCTATGCCGGGATCGGCGATAATCTCGACGCCGCGCTCGAAGAGCGACTGGCGCGCGATCCGATCACCCGCGCCGATGCGCCCGACGAAGTGCCGCTCTCGACCGCGCTATCGCTGATGCTGCGCGAAAAGCTGACCGGGCGTCCGATCCCCGAAGTGGCGCAGCACGGCGTCAATCTGATGCGCGAGCGGATCGAGGCTCAGGCGGGTGCGGATTTCGACGCGCTGGCTTCGAGCCTGGAGGATCAGGAAGCGTTCCAGCAGCTTTCGCTCGACATGTTGCGCCACTTGCAGCTCGACATGCCCGAGGAAGCCGACCCCGACGGCGAAACGGGCGAGGACGAGGACGGCGAGGAAGACACGTCCGAAGAGGACACCGACGCGCCCGACGAAGGCGATGCCCAGCCGTCGCCCGACATGGCGCAGGACGCGCGCGGCGAGGAGCAGGAAGGCGAGGCCGAGGGCGAGATGTCCGACGCCGAGAGCGAGGGCGAACCGGCCGAGGACGGGGAGGAGGGCATGATGCCCGTCCGCCCCAACCGCCCGTGGGACGAACCGCCCGGCGGGCTAGATTACCGCGTCTTCACCGACCGGTTCGACGAGACCGTCGAGGCCGGGGAATTGTGCGACAACGAGGAACTGGGCCGGTTGCGCGCCTATCTCGATTCGCAGCTCCAGGGGTTGCAGGGCGTGGTGACCAAGCTCGCGAACAGGCTCCAGCGCCGGTTGATGGCGCAGCAGAACCGCAGCTGGGATTTCGACCAGGAAGAAGGCCTGCTCGATGCCGCGCGGCTGGCGCGCGTCGTGATCAGCCCCGGCCAGTCCCTGAGCTACAAGGTCGAGCGCGAGCAAGAGTTCAAGGACACCGTCGTCACCCTGCTGATCGACAATTCCGGCTCGATGCGCGGACGCCCGATCTCGATCGCGGCGATCAGCGCCGATGTGCTGGCGCGCACGCTCGAGCGCTGCGGGGTGAAGACCGAAATCCTCGGCTTCACCACCCGCGCGTGGAAGGGCGGGCAGTCGCGCGAGGCATGGCTGGCGGACGGCAAGCCCGCGCATCCCGGCCGCCTCAACGACCTGCGGCACATCGTCTACAAGCAGGCCGACCAGCCGTGGCGCCACGCCAAGAAGAATCTCGGTCTGATGATGCGCGAAGGCATCCTGAAAGAGAACATCGACGGCGAGGCGCTGGTCTGGGCCCACCGCCGCCTGATCGGACGGCCCGAGGAACGCCGCATCCTGATGGTGATCTCCGACGGTGCCCCGGTCGACGACAGCACGCTGAGCGTGAACCACGCCGGCTATCTCGAGGCGCATCTGCGCGGCGTGATCGACTGGATCGAGAAGCAATCCCCGGTGCAACTGGTCGCCATCGGCATCGGCCACGACGTGACCCGGTACTACAAGCGCGCGGTAACGATCATGGACGTCGAACAGCTCGGCGGCACGATGATCGAGCAGTTGGCTGGGTTGTTCGAGGACGAGGGGTGACGGGGAACACCGAACTATCAATCGCCATGATCGGTGCCGGCGCTGCTATCGGAGGTGGTGTTCTGACTTGGCTTCTCGGTCAAGTTAGTAATCTCACCGACTATCGCCGGAAGAAAAATGATGAGCGAGATGCCACTGCAGAGAGGTCTCGCGCAGTTCTCCATGGGTCATTTTCAGTCTGCAATTTCTTGGCAGAGAAATTGAATGATTGGGATGAAAGCAAAAATGTCGCTGACCTAGCCCGATTGACCGTCGCTCAGCCATACATCGCCAGACTCATTGATAGGTCGCCTCAAGAGAATGAGATTCTAAGCGTCTCTTTAATCGATTTAGGATTACGGCTTGAAAGCCTCCTTTTTGTCATCGGTAGAGTTGTCGGTGAACAAGAGGAATTTCCGGCCTCGCAGATTGGTGCGGTCGATGACGCGGCAGGTGAACTAGGATCGGCTGTCGAGCTTGTCCAACTGCTGTTAAATCCGGATCCAGCTATGATTTCAGAGGAAGAATTGGCTGAGATGGTCACTAACCCTGAGGCAATCGGACAGACGACTGAAGGTAATGATGAAAGTAACTGAAGCCGTCCAATCGCGCCGCTCGGTGCGTGCGTTTACCGATCAGCCGGTCGAGCTCGAAACGCTGCGCCGGGTGCTCGACACCGCGCGCTGGGCGCCGTCGGGGTGCAATTACCAGCCGTGGGAAGCGACCGTGCTGACCGGCGAGCCGCTCGAGGCCTTGCGCGCAAAGCTACGCCAGTCCGAGATGCAGAAGCCCGAATACGATTGGGACGCGCCCAAGCAGGAGGATCGCTACAAGCGTCGCCTGTATGAATTGTCGGCCAGCATGTTCCAGGCGCTGGGGGTCGCGCGCGAGGACACGCAGGGGCGGATGGCGGCGATGGCGCGCAACACCGAGAGTTTCGGCGCACCCGCCCTCCTGCTATGCTATTTCCCGCGCCTGATGAAGGAGGCGCAGTGGTCCGACACCGGCATGTGGTTGCAAACCGTCATGCTGCTGTTGCGCGAGGCGGGGCTCGATAGCTGCCCGCAGGAATACATGGCCTATTTCGCCGAACCGATCATGGAGCATATCGGCGTCAGCCGCGAGACGCACATGTTCTTCTGCGGCCTCGCCATCGGCTATCGCGACGAGGACGCGGCGGTGAACAATTTTGAGCGCGACCGAGTGCCGCTGGACGAAACCATTCGCTGGCAGGGTTGGTAGGCGGCTCAGTAAGCGCAGACTGAAAAGTCGTTTCCATTCCAGCAGGCCGGGTCTTGAGCCGAGCGAGTGGCTGCGCCCCAGCGCGAATTGATCCCGTCGGACGTGAGGCCGCGGACCTCTGCATTCGTCTTGTCGATCTTGGAAACGCTGACGCTTGAAATCCGGCCATATAGCGCACCGCCGCCCGTTTTTGACGTGAGGGTGAAGCCGCCATTCGACTGGGGTGAGAACTCGCAAGGAGCGTCCAACGCCTGCTTGCCGCCACTGATGATCTTGCAATCGACGATACGTTTGCCGGTTTCCGGCGACGCAGCCGTGTTCGCCGCCGTCGCAGGCGCGCTGTCTTGCATTTCGCCGGCGGGATCGGATGTCGGAGCCGGCGCCGTCTCAGCCATGTCCTGACCGGAGGCCTGCGGCGTCGAACTATCCACATTGTCAGTGCTTTGGGGTTGCGGCTCAACGTCAGTCTGGTTCGAACAAGCGGCGACGAAAATGGATGCAGTAAGCACAAGTGCGAGTCGATTGGTCATGTATGCCCCGGAAATAACAGCAATGAATACGGCGTTTCTCAAAGGAGAGAGCGAGGTCTGGAAACGTGAGCGGGCTTGTTGCGTTCCGCAAATCGCTGCGCCATTGCGCGACCATGTCTGAAACGCCGCTAAAACTGTTCAACTCGCTCACTCGCGCAATCGAAACCTTCACCCCCGTCCACGAGGGCGAGGCGCGCGTCTATACGTGCGGGCCGACGGTCTACAATTACCCTCATATCGGCAATATGCGCGCCTATGTGTTCGCCGATGTGCTGGGCCGGACGCTGAGCTGGCATGGCTACAAGCTGACCCATGTCATCAACATCACCGATGTCGGCCACCTGACCGACGATGCCGATGCGGGCGAGGACAAGATGGAGAAGATGGCGGCGCAAAAGGCGCAGTCGATCTGGGACATCGCAAAGCACTACACCGAGGCCTATTGGGACGATGTGAAGGCGCTCAATATCCGGCAGCCTGCGCACTGGTCGGTGGCGACCGATTACATCGAGGACATGCTCGACTTCGCCAGGTCGATCGCCGACAAGCATTGCTACGAACTCGATAGCGGGCTCTATTTCGATGTCTCGACGGTCGCGGATTACGGGCGGCTGGCGCGCGCGGTGACCGACGAAGGGGAGGGCCGGATCGAGACGGTCGAGGGCAAGCGCAACGCCGCCGATTTCGCGATCTGGCGCACAACGCCCGCAGGCGAGACCCGCCAGATGGAATGGGACAGCCCGTGGGGCCGCGGCGCGCCGGGTTGGCATCTCGAATGCTCGGTGATGGGCGGCAAGCTGCTCGGCTTCCCGTTCGACATCCACACCGGCGGGATCGACCACCGCGAGATCCACCACCCCAACGAGATCGCGCAAAACCAGGCCTTCTGCGGCTGCGGCGGACTGGATGATGCCGCGCATTCGGGCGCGCGCATCTGGATGCACAACAACTTCCTGGTCGAGCGATCGGGCAAGATGAGCAAGTCGTCGGGCGAGTTCCTGCGGCTGCAATTGCTGGTCGACAAGGGCTATCACCCGCTCGCCTACCGCATGATGTGCCTGCAGGCGCATTACCGCAGCGAGCTTGAATTCTCGTGGGAAGGCCTCGGCGCGGCGCTGACGCGGTTGAAGCGGATGGTGATGCAGGCAGGGCGCCTCGCCGATGCGGAGGCGGGCGATCCGTCGCACCCCAAATTCGCGGCGCTGCTCGAAAAGTTCGACGCGGCGATCAGCGACGATCTCAACACCTCGATCGCGCTGACGGCGCTCGAGGAAGCGCTCGCGGTCAAGAAGGTCGATGCCGGCGTCAAACGCGCGGTGATCGAGCGGATGGACGCCGTGCTCGGCCTCGGCCTGATGGAGCTGACCCGCAAGGACCTGCGCGTGCGTCCGAAGAATGCCGAAATCACCGAAGCCGACATCGAACAGGCACTATCCGACCGCAAGGCCGCGCGGGCGGAGAAGGACTTCGCCAAATCCGACGCGATTCGCGACGACCTCGCCGCCAAGGGCGTCGAGGTGATGGATGGCGACCGGCTCGGCTGGGAATGGAGACTGACATCATGATGAAACTGCTTTTCGCCATCGGCGCATGTGCCTTGCTGGGCACCGCTGCCGTCGGTTGTCCCGCACCCCCGCCTGCCGACGACGCAGCGAAGTATGAACTCCTGTACGATCTCTACCATCCCTTCACCGATCCTGCGATCATGCCCGGAGCCGATTGGAACCGGATTCCGTTTTCCCCCGAGACCGCGGCACTCGTCCAGCGCTGGCAGGACCAGATCGAAGGTCCGATGGACGAGCTCAATTCCTTCGGCTGGCTGTGCCAGTGCCAGGACTGGTCGGCAGAGACGTTCACATTCGATATGGTGGAAACCAGCGCCGATGGAGCGGTCATTCGTGTGGATTCAGGCTGGGGCGACGCGCAGATTACTAGGTTCGATCTCGTCGAGTTCGATGGCAAATGGTTGGTCGACAACATCACCAATGCCTCCTTCCCGGATGGCCTCAAGTGGGCTCTGCGAAACGAGATT is part of the Alteriqipengyuania halimionae genome and encodes:
- a CDS encoding primosomal protein N'; its protein translation is MNRVRVLVFNAALGALDYSVREGMRVEPGAVVEVPLGPRRIIGVVWEEERLFAKGVPVEKLRPILGVVPVPPLSAPLRRLVEWVADYYVAPMSAVARMVLSSGGALAGPRTMTEYRLVDGAKPPRLTPQRKKALERLDGEQATIRELAEIAEVSEGVLRGMVGAGLIEPVEVDIDRPYRSADPDFDVPTLSDDQRGASQRMIELVREGAFAPLLLDGVTGSGKTETYFEAVAEAIRLDKQVLVLLPEIALTENFLRRFEDRFGAKPVLWHSSRKSTERRRAWRAVADGGAQVVVGARSSLFLPFRNLGLIVVDEAHETSFKQEDGVRYNARDVAVIRAQLEGAPVVLASATPALESMQLAANGTYEKLDLPSRFGGATLPDIAVLDLRETPPERGRWIAPPLVEKLAERLDRGEQSLLFLNRRGYAPLTLCRHCGYRFQCPNCSAWLVEHRLSQRLACHHCGHEVPPPAACPECGEPDCLVACGPGVERIADEVAELFPDARTALVTSDTLTSPEKIAEFVAGAEGGAIDIIVGTQLVTKGYHFPELTLVGVIDADLGLEGGDLRAAERTFQQVAQVAGRAGRAAKPGEVLIQTRHPDAPVIEALAENDRDAFYEAETEARRDAGAPPFGRWAAIIVSSEDEAEARDAARAIGGIRPDHPDIAVFGPAPAPLSLLRGRYRYRFLINARRSAKLQDVIREWLGQFDFASGIRIGVDIDPYSFV
- the cysS gene encoding cysteine--tRNA ligase, with translation MSETPLKLFNSLTRAIETFTPVHEGEARVYTCGPTVYNYPHIGNMRAYVFADVLGRTLSWHGYKLTHVINITDVGHLTDDADAGEDKMEKMAAQKAQSIWDIAKHYTEAYWDDVKALNIRQPAHWSVATDYIEDMLDFARSIADKHCYELDSGLYFDVSTVADYGRLARAVTDEGEGRIETVEGKRNAADFAIWRTTPAGETRQMEWDSPWGRGAPGWHLECSVMGGKLLGFPFDIHTGGIDHREIHHPNEIAQNQAFCGCGGLDDAAHSGARIWMHNNFLVERSGKMSKSSGEFLRLQLLVDKGYHPLAYRMMCLQAHYRSELEFSWEGLGAALTRLKRMVMQAGRLADAEAGDPSHPKFAALLEKFDAAISDDLNTSIALTALEEALAVKKVDAGVKRAVIERMDAVLGLGLMELTRKDLRVRPKNAEITEADIEQALSDRKAARAEKDFAKSDAIRDDLAAKGVEVMDGDRLGWEWRLTS
- a CDS encoding DUF4197 domain-containing protein, which produces MEQSLSVPIGRRNFMRNTLVGGAGLGAMTVLSGCQSFGGFGLVDAIQRILYLSSERAFAQLLSDDGFWNSQVARLDLPDVIGSRGDVLSGILTSVVFKDRLQRAFNDLAYDGAERAAPLVTEAVRTIGIRNAADLINGGPNAATGFLRGQMGMSLIDAMIPALGDALRVTSDPLVGRALNALTGVDVAQIAQGFSREVDDAIWRQMGFEEAEIRRDPYATRDPLIIGVLGTR
- a CDS encoding nitroreductase, producing the protein MKVTEAVQSRRSVRAFTDQPVELETLRRVLDTARWAPSGCNYQPWEATVLTGEPLEALRAKLRQSEMQKPEYDWDAPKQEDRYKRRLYELSASMFQALGVAREDTQGRMAAMARNTESFGAPALLLCYFPRLMKEAQWSDTGMWLQTVMLLLREAGLDSCPQEYMAYFAEPIMEHIGVSRETHMFFCGLAIGYRDEDAAVNNFERDRVPLDETIRWQGW
- the cobT gene encoding cobaltochelatase subunit CobT, producing the protein MTDRSPLDDFRNALAVAARAVAQEDEVELAWTSDQPSASGKSMRVPMPGREIEARAARRARGAADGFALRLRHHDDALHAAKMPRDPLARAAYEAVEQVRYEALGARSYAGIGDNLDAALEERLARDPITRADAPDEVPLSTALSLMLREKLTGRPIPEVAQHGVNLMRERIEAQAGADFDALASSLEDQEAFQQLSLDMLRHLQLDMPEEADPDGETGEDEDGEEDTSEEDTDAPDEGDAQPSPDMAQDARGEEQEGEAEGEMSDAESEGEPAEDGEEGMMPVRPNRPWDEPPGGLDYRVFTDRFDETVEAGELCDNEELGRLRAYLDSQLQGLQGVVTKLANRLQRRLMAQQNRSWDFDQEEGLLDAARLARVVISPGQSLSYKVEREQEFKDTVVTLLIDNSGSMRGRPISIAAISADVLARTLERCGVKTEILGFTTRAWKGGQSREAWLADGKPAHPGRLNDLRHIVYKQADQPWRHAKKNLGLMMREGILKENIDGEALVWAHRRLIGRPEERRILMVISDGAPVDDSTLSVNHAGYLEAHLRGVIDWIEKQSPVQLVAIGIGHDVTRYYKRAVTIMDVEQLGGTMIEQLAGLFEDEG
- the fsa gene encoding fructose-6-phosphate aldolase translates to MKFFADTADTDAIRELAATGLLDGVTTNPSLIAKEGKDFIEVTKEICGLTDGPVSAEVVALDHETMMKEAEKLRKIADNVCIKVPLTVDGLKTCKALTDDGTMVNVTLCFSANQALLAAKAGATFVSPFVGRHDDNGSNGMELIRDIRTIYDNYAFETEILVASVRHATHVLESALIGADVMTAPPKVILGLFNHVLTDKGIEGFLKDWKATGQSIL